A stretch of Gopherus evgoodei ecotype Sinaloan lineage chromosome 12, rGopEvg1_v1.p, whole genome shotgun sequence DNA encodes these proteins:
- the LOC115660652 gene encoding uncharacterized protein LOC115660652 isoform X2, whose translation MISLNAHLNVSFFFFPQTFTGNFVYCVQSVLPENVVNTILQKIGYIATTATEYSLVRKINEEETKETAFEIFLARIECETILEMISEEQHSDLGDVLQKRAQKHWYHEENKDRESQPFQREDPENLENKENNEISSCLGAAQQKSSTKSEKSFETARNSKIKDESHFKPATDMSQLASTQSTSRLQAHHRHVSESAHSHGKCSDSDDFLNKYSDIVIGQKPIFGENSPQKVFEEKLRGNQSEECVLVISTPLTANEAGPKPLSPGASGPQAFAIFTDDTPESRNALDKYRAQEVPEETIEAKISDAMNCIGISINPADQPQELKPLSHSNTVVTECNLTKDDKVCEIALSFSKLKIQDASDEELMYPVEETAQLECITNVNISDKDIRECSLSKMKYTYPARIQTTNKAPFSVGQSSSNLLGNATGAPECPTTGSDNKRLLTHMPGTHATSEGFRHIREPPNPTYIPPRSIYVPSPGPSATIVNCRKTHLQPEGGSPESSSSTDKGKFETYTSKANETNQEDYVIISKDGE comes from the coding sequence ATGATTTCCCTCAATGCCCatcttaatgtttctttttttttttttccccagacgtTTACAGGTAATTTTGTCTACTGTGTTCAATCAGTGCTCCCAGAAAACGTAGTAAACACAATACTGCAGAAAATAGGTTACATTGCAACAACAGCAACAGAGTATTCACTTGTCAGAAAGATAAATGAGGAGGAAACAAAAGAGACTGCATTTGAAATATTTCTTGCAAGAATCGAGTGTGAAACCATCCTTGAAATGATAAGCGAAGAACAACACAGTGATTTGGGGGATGTCTTACAGAAGAGAGCACAAAAGCACTGGTATCATGAAGAGAACAAGGACAGAGAGAGTCAACCCTTCCAGAGAGAGGACCCTGAAAATctggaaaacaaagaaaataatgagATTTCTTCATGCCTTGGTGCTGCTCAACAGAAGTCCTCAACAAAGAGTGAGAAATCCTTTGAAACTGCTAGAAATAGTAAGATCAAAGATGAATCCCATTTTAAGCCTGCTACTGATATGTCTCAGTTAGCATCTACTCAATCCACTAGCAGGCTTCAAGCACACCACAGGCACGTCAGTGAGTCAGCACACTCTCATGGCAAATGCTCAGATAGCGACGACTTCTTGAACAAATACAGTGACATTGTCATAGGACAAAAGCCCATCTTTGGTGAGAATTCTCCTCAGAAAGTGTTTGAAGAGAAGCTAAGAGGCAATCAGAGTGAAGAATGTGTTTTGGTGATCTCAACGCCGTTGACAGCAAACGAAGCTGGCCCCAAACCACTCTCACCAGGTGCAAGTGGCCCACAAGCCTTTGCAATATTTACTGATGATACTCCTGAAAGCAGAAATGCCCTTGATAAATACAGAGCCCAAGAAGTCCCTGAAGAAACCATTGAAGCAAAAATCAGTGATGCCATGAATTGCATAGGCATCTCTATAAATCCCGCAGATCAACCCCAGGAGCTGAAGCCCCTGTCTCATAGCAATACGGTTGTTACAGAATGTAATTTAACCAAAGACGACAAAGTTTGTGAAATAGCTTTATCTTTTAGCAAACTAAAAATCCAGGACGCCAGTGATGAAGAGCTTATGTATCCAGTAGAGGAAACTGCACAACTTGAGTGTATAACAAATGTAAATATAAGTGATAAAGACATCAGAGAATGCAGTCTCTCCAAGATGAAATATACATATCCAGCTAGGATTCAGACAACAAATAAAGCACCTTTCAGTGTTGGTCAGTCTTCCTCAAACCTACTTGGTAATGCCACTGGGGCCCCCGAGTGTCCTACCACTGGCTCAGATAACAAGAGACTATTAACGCATATGCCTGGTACACATGCAACTTCAGAGGGTTTCAGACACATCAGAGAGCCACCTAATCCCACTTACATCCCTCCCAGAAGTATTTATGTTCCATCTCCAGGCCCTAGTGCCACCATTGTGAATTGTAGGAAGACCCACTTACAGCCTGAAGGAGGCTCACCTGAGTCCTCTTCATCTACAGACAAAGGAAAGTTTGAGACTTACACTTCAAAAGCGAATGAAACTAACCAAGAGGACTATGTAATTATCAGCAAGGATGGTGAATAA
- the TK2 gene encoding thymidine kinase 2, mitochondrial isoform X1 gives MWLLKSLWIRPLLSPQCTRGAQAGLGFCSWKHLLPPLMANRSLCMAGCSQDASYKHLINEGEKKTVICVEGNIASGKTTCLDYFAKTTSIEVLTEPVPKWRNVRGHNLLGLMYQDSSRWGITLQTYIQLTMLDQHTRPMISPLRMMERSIHSAKHIFVENLYRSGRMPEVDYIVLTEWFEWITKNTDVSVDLIVYLQTSPETCYERLKNRCREEEKIIAMEYLEAIHQLYEEWLIKQTLFKVPSPVLVIQADNDMQKMIEKYEENRDRILTPYNIQHCL, from the exons ATGTGGTTATTGAAATCGTTGTGGATCCGGCCTCTCCTAAGCCCTCAGTGTACCCGGGGCGCTCAAGCTGGCCTCGGGTTTTGTAGCTGGAAGCACTTGCTACCTCCACTGATGGCTAATCGCAGCCTCTGCATGGCCGGCTGCTCCCAAGATGCCTCAT ATAAACACCTCATTAATGAAGGAGAGAAAAAGACAGtt ATCTGTGTTGAGGGGAATATTGCAAGTGGAAAAACAACATGCCTGGATTATTTTGCCAAAACTACCAGCATTGAG GTTTTGACGGAACCTGTGCCTAAGTGGAGGAATGTACGTGGTCACAATCTTCTG GGCTTAATGTATCAAGATTCATCACGGTGGGGGATAACGTTGCAGACATACATACAGCTTACCATGTTGGATCAGCATACCAGGCCAATG ATTTCCCCGCTAAGAATGATGGAGAGGTCAATTCACAGtgcaaaacacatttttgtaGAAAACTTATATCGAAG TGGGAGAATGCCAGAAGTGGATTACATAGTGCTAACTGAATGGTTTGAATGGATCACGAAGAACACTGATGTTTCAGTTGATTTGATAG TTTATCTACAGACGTCTCCTGAAACTTGTTATGAGAGATTAAAGAATAGATGCAGAGAAGAGGAAAAGATCATTGCTATG GAATATTTAGAAGCTATCCATCAGCTCTATGAGGAGTGGCTTATTAAACAAACACTGTTTAAAGTTCCTTCTCCAGTGCTT GTGATTCAGGCTGACAATGACATGCAGAAAATGATAGAAAAGTATGAAGAAAATCGGGACCGAATATTAACCCCGTACAATATACAACACTGTCTGTAG
- the CKLF gene encoding chemokine-like factor yields the protein MVEVNAGYPRSLPGALKIARLVVAFVTFVCFAASKSHEAFIALAVMEFVITVLFFLLYLLKLDKKMKFLFWPLADIFNSLIAVLFFIIVCLCAIIIKTTTGTLVGGVFGLLLVGLCIADAVLLFKKITFNKPRGRNVITR from the exons ATGGTGGAGGTGAACGCCGGCTACCCCCGCTCCCTGCCGGGGGCGCTGAAAATCGCCCGCCTG GTTGTTGCATTTGTAACATTCGTCTGTTTTGCTGCTTCGAAATCCCATGAAGCCTTTATAGCACTTGCAGTCATGGAATTTGTCATCACGGTGCTGTTCTTTCTGCTGTACTTACTAAAACTAGATAAAAAGATGAAATTCTTATTTTGGCCTTTAGCT GATATTTTCAACTCATTGATTGCAGTTTTGTTCTTTATCATTGTGTGCCTATGTGCAATAATAATCAAGACCACAACTGGGACTCTGGTTGGAGGA gTCTTTGGTCTTCTGTTGGTTGGTCTTTGTATTGCAGATGCTGTTCTTCTTTTCAAGAAGATAACATTTAATAAGCCAAGAGGAAGGAATGTTATTACCAGATAA
- the TK2 gene encoding thymidine kinase 2, mitochondrial isoform X3, with protein MYQDSSRWGITLQTYIQLTMLDQHTRPMISPLRMMERSIHSAKHIFVENLYRSGRMPEVDYIVLTEWFEWITKNTDVSVDLIVYLQTSPETCYERLKNRCREEEKIIAMEYLEAIHQLYEEWLIKQTLFKVPSPVLVIQADNDMQKMIEKYEENRDRILTPYNIQHCL; from the exons ATGTATCAAGATTCATCACGGTGGGGGATAACGTTGCAGACATACATACAGCTTACCATGTTGGATCAGCATACCAGGCCAATG ATTTCCCCGCTAAGAATGATGGAGAGGTCAATTCACAGtgcaaaacacatttttgtaGAAAACTTATATCGAAG TGGGAGAATGCCAGAAGTGGATTACATAGTGCTAACTGAATGGTTTGAATGGATCACGAAGAACACTGATGTTTCAGTTGATTTGATAG TTTATCTACAGACGTCTCCTGAAACTTGTTATGAGAGATTAAAGAATAGATGCAGAGAAGAGGAAAAGATCATTGCTATG GAATATTTAGAAGCTATCCATCAGCTCTATGAGGAGTGGCTTATTAAACAAACACTGTTTAAAGTTCCTTCTCCAGTGCTT GTGATTCAGGCTGACAATGACATGCAGAAAATGATAGAAAAGTATGAAGAAAATCGGGACCGAATATTAACCCCGTACAATATACAACACTGTCTGTAG
- the TK2 gene encoding thymidine kinase 2, mitochondrial isoform X2, which yields MWLLKSLWIRPLLSPQCTRGAQAGLGFCSWKHLLPPLMANRSLCMAGCSQDASYKHLINEGEKKTVVLTEPVPKWRNVRGHNLLGLMYQDSSRWGITLQTYIQLTMLDQHTRPMISPLRMMERSIHSAKHIFVENLYRSGRMPEVDYIVLTEWFEWITKNTDVSVDLIVYLQTSPETCYERLKNRCREEEKIIAMEYLEAIHQLYEEWLIKQTLFKVPSPVLVIQADNDMQKMIEKYEENRDRILTPYNIQHCL from the exons ATGTGGTTATTGAAATCGTTGTGGATCCGGCCTCTCCTAAGCCCTCAGTGTACCCGGGGCGCTCAAGCTGGCCTCGGGTTTTGTAGCTGGAAGCACTTGCTACCTCCACTGATGGCTAATCGCAGCCTCTGCATGGCCGGCTGCTCCCAAGATGCCTCAT ATAAACACCTCATTAATGAAGGAGAGAAAAAGACAGtt GTTTTGACGGAACCTGTGCCTAAGTGGAGGAATGTACGTGGTCACAATCTTCTG GGCTTAATGTATCAAGATTCATCACGGTGGGGGATAACGTTGCAGACATACATACAGCTTACCATGTTGGATCAGCATACCAGGCCAATG ATTTCCCCGCTAAGAATGATGGAGAGGTCAATTCACAGtgcaaaacacatttttgtaGAAAACTTATATCGAAG TGGGAGAATGCCAGAAGTGGATTACATAGTGCTAACTGAATGGTTTGAATGGATCACGAAGAACACTGATGTTTCAGTTGATTTGATAG TTTATCTACAGACGTCTCCTGAAACTTGTTATGAGAGATTAAAGAATAGATGCAGAGAAGAGGAAAAGATCATTGCTATG GAATATTTAGAAGCTATCCATCAGCTCTATGAGGAGTGGCTTATTAAACAAACACTGTTTAAAGTTCCTTCTCCAGTGCTT GTGATTCAGGCTGACAATGACATGCAGAAAATGATAGAAAAGTATGAAGAAAATCGGGACCGAATATTAACCCCGTACAATATACAACACTGTCTGTAG